CAATTTCCTTAAAAGGTAAGCGACAACGGGGGTTTTTCCGACTCCGCCTACCTCAAGGCCACCCACCGAGATCGTAAAGAGCGGAGAACTTCGAACACGAAGGATTCCAAGGTCGTAGAGCACACCTCGTAGGCGTATAAAGGCTCCGTAAATGACAGACAGTGGCTTAGCCCCCAAGCCAAGCCCCTGAAACCCAGTGAGCCTATGGTGTTCTGGGTCCAGCTTGTTCAATTCATTCATAACTGATCGGTATCGCCAAGCGAGGTGTAGCCGCAAGGTGTGTCCGACATTTTATTTTGGTAAAGAAAAACGGTATGTTGAACCAAGGATTGAATCACTCTTGCGAGTGAGTTCGGCAACCCAAGGGAGAGCGGCGTGAAAAAGTGGATTCCCATCATTATCTCGATGGTCATTTCAATGATCTTCGCACTCACCCATGTCACGATTGAGACAGGTCTGTTTCAAGAAGGCTGGTTTTCACAAACGGGGCCGCTTCGAACACTCGACCGGAGCATGCTCAACTTTAAGTTCCGCTCACATGCCCAAGATACTTTGCCAACACCTCAGGTCGTAATCGCTGGCGTTGATGAAAGCTCATTAGACGAATTCGGACGTTGGCCGTGGGATCGTAACGTTATTGCCGACCTCATCAATCAACTGACACGAGGCGGCGCGAAGGTAATCGCCTTTGATATGGCTTTCACCGACGAAGACCGAAACGCTCACTATCAAGAACTCAAGCGGATACAGGAACTCTTTGAAGCCTCCGACCTACTTCCTGTTTCCAGTGATATGAAAAATATCGACGCCGGGCTCGCGCAGCTTGCCAAAAATCAAACGGCTCTTCAAACAAGCATTAATGCCATCAAATTAGATATTGCGAAGGCTCCTGGTCCAATCAGGGCTCAGCTTAAGCAGACACTTCAAGCCTTGGTAGATATAGAGAGGACAACCAAGTCGGCGCTGGCTGGCAGCATGGAGAGCTTGGCCGATGTTAAAAAGCATTCTGGTGAGTTCTATGACGTTCTTGGTGACGAAATTACCGCAGTTTCTCCAGATCTCGCACTGGCAAAAGCAATCGCGAACAGTCCACAAACCATCCTAGGCTATATTTGCTACTTTGAGCGCCGCCATATCACCGGTGTCGAAGAGTCCGACATTCCCATTCAACTCGCTCGCCTTAAACCATCAGCCATTGCGCAGGTATTCGAATCAACAGAGCTTCAAGTCGGCGACAACGTGGTTTTCAGCTCTGAGCCGTCCCAAGACATCGACATGCAAGAACTTTTACCTGGGGGTGAAATCCTAGCGGCACAAGCACCTTTGAAGATTTTGGCGGAGGCCAGTAAAAACTTTGGCTACTTCAACGCAATACCGGATCCTGATGGCCCTCTTAGGCAACTTCCCCTCTTCTTTAAGTACAACAACGAGCTCTACCCTGCGCTGGCACTGAAAGCAGCATCACTTTTCTTCGACTACACCATCCAGCCCTTGAAGGGCGAAATTCTGCCCAACACACTTTCGGGAGCAGAGTTTGGCGGCGACCGGCCGGTTCCCACCACAGACCGCGGAATGCAACTCATCAACTACTACAAAGACCCTGAGGCCTATTTTCCGCTATTTTCTGTAAAAGACATTATCAACGGACGTCTCGACGCTTCTTCCTTTAAGGACAAGGTTGTCTTTGTTGGAATGACAGCTCGGGGTGGCTTCGACCTTCGTCCTAACCCCTTCAGTCCTTCCAGTCCTGGTGTTTACATCCACGCAATGGCCACTCAGAACATGATCGATTCCCGATACCTCGAGCGCTGGACGGGAATCGCACTCGTTGAGGCTCTAGGCTACTTGCTCCTGGGACTAATCTTCGCCCTGATACTTCCGCGGCTCTCACCATTCATGGGGCTCGTAGCAACGCTCTTTACCGCCCTAGCACTCTACATCTTTGATACAGCGTTGGTGTTTCCCAGCGGCCATTGGATGTTGATGGTCTTTCCAACGATGCAGCTGTTATTTCTATATTTGGGAATTACCATTTACGGATACTTCACCGAGGGCAAGGAGAAACGCCAGATCAAGAACGCGTTTCAGTTCTACCTTAGTAAAAGTGTCGTCGATGAAGTCCTCGATGACCCAAGTAAGTTGTCCCTGGGCGGCGAAAAGCGGGTTTGCACGGTTCTTTTCAGCGACATTCGTGGGTTCACGACCATCAGCGAGCGTCTGGCGCCAGAGAAGCTCACCGCCTTGCTCAACGAGTACCTTACACCGATGACCAATATCGTCTTCAAGCACGAAGGTACCCTGGATAAATATATGGGCGATGCCATTATGGCGATTTTCGGCGCACCGATGGCGCACCCGGACCACGCCGCTAGATCATGCCTTACGGCGCTTGAAATGATGGAAAAACTCCGTGAACTCCACCCCCGTTGGCACGAGCAGGGTCTTCCTGAACTCGACATCGGCATTGGCGTTAACACAGGCCCGATGTCTGTTGGTAACATGGGCTCAAAGGTACGATTCGATTATACGGTCATGGGTGACAACGTAAACTTGGGCTCTCGATTAGAGGGCATCAATAAGCAATACGGCACCAACATCATGATTTCAGAGTACACCTACAACTACGCCAAAGACCGCATTTTCGCCCGTGAACTCGACTCGGTTCGTGTGAAGGGTAAACGAGAGCCGGTTAAGATTTACGAATTACTTGGCTCTGGCACACCCGACGACGGCAATCGCCAGTTGATGGACAACTTCCATGAGGCACTTGGTTTATACCGTCAACAAAAATGGAGCGATGCCATCAAGCTCTTCAATCATGTCCGCACATTGAAAGCCGATGACTTCACTTCAGGCGTCTACATTAGCCGCTGTGAAGCCATGCGCGCTCAGCCTCCTGGCCCTGATTGGGACGGAGTTTTCACCATGACAACAAAATGACCAAGACCGAGGCACGCTACAGCGCGGTGCTCCAAGACCTCTACCAGCGTACAACCCAAGGCATCAAACTTGGGCTCGACAACACCCGGCAGCTCTTGGACGCCTTAGGAAATCCACAAGAACACATGCGGCATATCGTGGTTGCGGGAACCAATGGTAAAGGCTCCACCTCGTCATTGATGGCCACAGTCCTTGAGGAGTCAGGTATTCCAGCCGGCC
This DNA window, taken from Deltaproteobacteria bacterium, encodes the following:
- a CDS encoding CHASE2 domain-containing protein → MKKWIPIIISMVISMIFALTHVTIETGLFQEGWFSQTGPLRTLDRSMLNFKFRSHAQDTLPTPQVVIAGVDESSLDEFGRWPWDRNVIADLINQLTRGGAKVIAFDMAFTDEDRNAHYQELKRIQELFEASDLLPVSSDMKNIDAGLAQLAKNQTALQTSINAIKLDIAKAPGPIRAQLKQTLQALVDIERTTKSALAGSMESLADVKKHSGEFYDVLGDEITAVSPDLALAKAIANSPQTILGYICYFERRHITGVEESDIPIQLARLKPSAIAQVFESTELQVGDNVVFSSEPSQDIDMQELLPGGEILAAQAPLKILAEASKNFGYFNAIPDPDGPLRQLPLFFKYNNELYPALALKAASLFFDYTIQPLKGEILPNTLSGAEFGGDRPVPTTDRGMQLINYYKDPEAYFPLFSVKDIINGRLDASSFKDKVVFVGMTARGGFDLRPNPFSPSSPGVYIHAMATQNMIDSRYLERWTGIALVEALGYLLLGLIFALILPRLSPFMGLVATLFTALALYIFDTALVFPSGHWMLMVFPTMQLLFLYLGITIYGYFTEGKEKRQIKNAFQFYLSKSVVDEVLDDPSKLSLGGEKRVCTVLFSDIRGFTTISERLAPEKLTALLNEYLTPMTNIVFKHEGTLDKYMGDAIMAIFGAPMAHPDHAARSCLTALEMMEKLRELHPRWHEQGLPELDIGIGVNTGPMSVGNMGSKVRFDYTVMGDNVNLGSRLEGINKQYGTNIMISEYTYNYAKDRIFARELDSVRVKGKREPVKIYELLGSGTPDDGNRQLMDNFHEALGLYRQQKWSDAIKLFNHVRTLKADDFTSGVYISRCEAMRAQPPGPDWDGVFTMTTK